Proteins encoded in a region of the Tripterygium wilfordii isolate XIE 37 chromosome 21, ASM1340144v1, whole genome shotgun sequence genome:
- the LOC119990170 gene encoding scarecrow-like protein 13: MQTSQKHQTPAAIHGFYLQPIEEIEPYDFSHFKILENNAFGDAGSDGTSASFQACKEPFFTLESSTASTGFVVYDSPSAASSSTSRSSQSYLSDPHHSPDNAYNSPVSGSSIVENDNVLRHKLRELETSLLGPESDIDSCNCCFMNGVHKAPSVSGWDWNQLVEMIPRLDLKQVLIACAQAVCDGDMPTAAGLMHVLEKMVSVSGGPMQRLGAYMLEGLRARLESSGSKIYKALKCEEPTSSELLSYMTIIFQICPYWRFAYKSANTVIQEAVANEPRIHFIDFQIAQGSQWMALIQELAHRPGGAPSIRMTGVDDTQSNHARGGGLHIVGQRLKKLAESCNVQFEFHDAAMSGCEVQLEDLMVRPGEAVVVNFPYVLHHVPDESVTTWNHRDRLLRLVKSLSPKVVTLMEQESNTNTSPFFQRFLETLDYYHAFFESIDVARPRDDKQRINAEQHCVARDIVNMIACEGAERVERHELLGKWRSRLMMAGFTPYPLTSSATSGIQDLLKEYNKNYRLEERDGALYLWWKNRAMATSSAWR; the protein is encoded by the coding sequence ATGCAAACATCTCAGAAACATCAAACTCCAGCTGCTATCCATGGGTTTTACCTCCAGCCGATAGAAGAGATTGAACCCTATGATTTCTCCCATTTTAAAATTCTAGAAAACAATGCATTTGGAGATGCTGGTAGTGACGGAACTAGTGCCTCTTTTCAAGCATGCAAGGAGCCATTCTTTACGCTTGAATCATCCACAGCTAGTACTGGTTTCGTTGTTTATGATTCCCCTTCTGCTGCCAGCTCCTCTACCAGCAGGAGTTCTCAGTCATACCTATCAGACCCTCATCATTCCCCTGATAATGCGTATAACTCGCCAGTCAGTGGGTCTTCAATTGTAGAGAATGACAATGTACTGCGACACAAGCTGAGGGAACTGGAGACTTCATTGCTTGGGCCAGAATCTGACATTGATAGTTGCAATTGTTGCTTCATGAATGGTGTCCACAAAGCTCCATCTGTGTCAGGTTGGGACTGGAATCAACTCGTGGAAATGATCCCCAGGTTGGACCTGAAACAGGTGCTCATTGCCTGTGCTCAAGCAGTATGCGACGGTGATATGCCAACAGCGGCTGGCTTAATGCATGTGTTGGAGAAAATGGTGTCGGTATCCGGAGGGCCTATGCAACGATTAGGTGCTTACATGTTGGAAGGGCTTAGAGCAAGGTTAGAATCATCAGGGAGTAAAATCTACAAAGCGTTGAAGTGTGAAGAACCAACAAGCTCAGAGTTATTGTCTTACATGACCATCATTTTTCAGATATGCCCGTATTGGAGGTTTGCCTACAAGTCAGCTAATACTGTCATTCAGGAAGCTGTCGCAAATGAACCGAGAATCCACTTCATTGACTTCCAGATTGCACAGGGCAGCCAGTGGATGGCCCTCATTCAAGAACTAGCACATCGGCCTGGTGGAGCTCCTTCAATTCGCATGACTGGTGTTGATGATACACAATCAAATCATGCTCGTGGTGGTGGTCTTCATATTGTTGGGCAGAGGCTGAAAAAGCTTGCTGAGTCATGTAATGTGCAATTTGAGTTCCATGATGCTGCCATGTCTGGTTGTGAGGTTCAACTCGAAGATCTTATGGTTCGACCTGGGGAAGCTGTGGTGGTAAATTTTCCTTATGTGTTGCATCATGTACCAGACGAGAGTGTGACCACATGGAATCATAGAGACCGGTTATTGAGGCTTGTTAAGAGTTTGTCTCCGAAGGTTGTGACCTTAATGGAGCAAGAATCCAACACCAACACTTCCCCTTTCTTTCAGAGATTCCTTGAAACGCTTGATTATTATCATGCATTTTTTGAATCAATCGACGTGGCTCGCCCAAGGGATGACAAGCAGCGGATCAATGCAGAGCAGCACTGTGTGGCCAGAGACATTGTCAACATGATTGCTTGTGAGGGAGCTGAGAGGGTAGAAAGGCATGAACTTCTGGGGAAGTGGAGGTCAAGACTTATGATGGCTGGATTTACTCCATACCCATTGACTTCCTCAGCGA